In Zunongwangia profunda SM-A87, the following proteins share a genomic window:
- the map gene encoding type I methionyl aminopeptidase, which translates to MSISTEAELNGMKKISEVVAITLKLMRAFTKPGISTKELDDYGGEILKSYGAKSAPFETYGFPGYTCISVNNEAAHGIPSENKILKEGDLINIDVSAELNGFWADNGGSFIIGKDLNNHQPLVDASKNILQKAISQIKGGVKIADIGYLMETEAKKSGFKVIRNLAGHGVGRSLHEKPENILNYRIKSNRERFKKNTTVAIETFIATKSTIAVEQNDGWTLIGNKGGYVTQHEHTIMVTDGLPLILTAANEIWN; encoded by the coding sequence ATGTCCATAAGCACTGAAGCAGAATTAAACGGAATGAAAAAGATTAGTGAAGTTGTTGCAATTACACTTAAACTAATGAGAGCATTTACAAAACCTGGAATTTCTACCAAAGAACTGGACGATTATGGCGGTGAAATTCTTAAAAGTTATGGTGCAAAATCGGCACCTTTCGAAACTTATGGGTTTCCCGGTTATACCTGCATTAGTGTAAATAACGAAGCTGCCCACGGTATTCCGTCAGAAAATAAAATTCTAAAGGAAGGCGATTTAATAAATATCGACGTGTCCGCAGAATTAAATGGATTCTGGGCAGATAATGGAGGTTCTTTTATTATTGGAAAAGATCTCAATAACCACCAACCTCTGGTAGATGCTTCGAAGAATATTCTGCAAAAAGCGATAAGTCAAATTAAAGGCGGAGTGAAAATCGCGGATATAGGCTATTTAATGGAAACTGAAGCGAAAAAGTCTGGATTTAAGGTCATTAGAAATTTAGCAGGACACGGGGTTGGTAGAAGTTTACACGAAAAGCCCGAAAACATTCTAAACTATAGAATTAAAAGCAATAGGGAACGCTTCAAAAAAAATACCACTGTAGCCATAGAAACTTTTATCGCTACAAAATCGACCATAGCAGTAGAGCAAAATGATGGCTGGACACTTATTGGAAACAAAGGTGGTTATGTAACACAACATGAACATACTATTATGGTCACCGATGGTCTTCCTTTAATATTAACTGCAGCTAACGAAATTTGGAACTAA
- a CDS encoding glycoside hydrolase family 32 protein codes for MKILRPAALIAFLLMISCKHDTKDSQTDENKTASIQTDEDFRPAFHFSPKENWMNDPNGMFYLNGTYHLFFQYYPEDNKWGPMHWGHATSKDMITWKEQDIALFPDEKGYIFSGSAVVDHNNTSGFGDGTTPPVVAMFTYHDAKAAEEGRIDYQSQAIAYSLDEGKTWTKYKENPVIKNPELQDFRDPKMNWDEANNQWLMALSAKDRAYFYTSENLKDWKKVSEFGENYAAQDGVWECPDFFPMKVENSEETKWVLIQSTNPGGYNGGSATQYFVGNWDGKNFTPEADLHGKNIDHPYWLDFGKDNYAGVTWSNIPKEDGRTLFMGWMSNWLYAQEVPTETWRSAMTIARKLTLKKEDDKYIITSTPVKELEKYIGETITKWKVTDEDHAIIDTNELDLTKAQVSFLIPKITKDVHLSLSNDSGDHFKFGFKKAENEFYIDRSESGITDFGKEFASTISTGRRISTSDSLQVNMILDNMSIEVFYDDGETVMTEIFFPKQPYTSLKINEGVPVIDIEANEFNFN; via the coding sequence ATGAAAATTTTGAGACCTGCAGCGCTTATTGCTTTTTTATTAATGATATCCTGTAAACACGATACTAAGGATTCACAAACCGATGAAAATAAAACAGCATCGATTCAAACCGATGAGGATTTTAGACCTGCTTTCCATTTCTCCCCAAAGGAAAACTGGATGAATGATCCTAATGGAATGTTTTACTTAAACGGTACGTATCATTTATTCTTTCAGTATTATCCAGAAGATAATAAATGGGGCCCAATGCACTGGGGACACGCTACCAGTAAAGACATGATTACCTGGAAAGAACAGGACATCGCTCTTTTTCCCGATGAAAAAGGCTATATTTTTAGCGGGAGTGCGGTTGTAGATCACAATAACACTTCTGGCTTTGGAGATGGAACCACTCCGCCAGTTGTAGCCATGTTTACCTATCATGATGCGAAGGCTGCTGAAGAAGGCCGAATCGATTATCAATCGCAGGCTATTGCTTATAGCCTGGATGAAGGAAAAACCTGGACAAAATACAAAGAAAACCCGGTAATTAAGAATCCCGAATTACAAGATTTCAGGGACCCTAAAATGAACTGGGATGAAGCAAACAATCAATGGTTAATGGCGCTTTCGGCTAAAGACCGTGCCTATTTTTATACTTCAGAAAATTTAAAAGACTGGAAAAAGGTATCGGAATTTGGTGAAAATTACGCAGCACAGGACGGCGTTTGGGAATGCCCCGATTTCTTCCCTATGAAAGTAGAAAACAGCGAAGAAACCAAATGGGTGCTTATTCAAAGTACTAATCCCGGCGGATACAATGGCGGCTCGGCCACGCAATATTTTGTGGGTAATTGGGATGGTAAGAACTTTACTCCTGAAGCCGATCTTCATGGAAAAAACATAGACCATCCTTACTGGCTGGATTTTGGAAAAGATAATTATGCCGGAGTTACATGGTCTAATATTCCAAAAGAAGATGGCCGGACTTTATTTATGGGCTGGATGTCTAACTGGCTTTATGCTCAGGAAGTTCCTACTGAAACATGGAGAAGCGCCATGACAATTGCACGAAAATTAACGCTGAAAAAAGAAGATGATAAGTATATTATCACATCTACCCCGGTTAAAGAACTTGAAAAATATATTGGTGAAACGATCACCAAATGGAAGGTAACCGACGAGGATCATGCAATAATCGATACCAACGAGCTTGATCTTACCAAAGCACAGGTTTCTTTTTTAATTCCCAAGATCACCAAAGACGTTCATTTATCTTTAAGTAATGATAGTGGCGATCATTTTAAATTTGGATTTAAAAAAGCAGAAAACGAGTTTTATATTGATCGATCTGAATCTGGAATTACTGACTTCGGAAAGGAATTTGCTTCTACCATATCTACCGGAAGAAGAATATCGACTTCAGATTCCTTACAAGTAAACATGATTTTAGATAATATGAGCATCGAAGTTTTTTATGATGATGGAGAAACAGTAATGACCGAGATCTTCTTTCCCAAGCAGCCTTATACCAGTTTAAAGATTAATGAAGGTGTTCCTGTAATCGATATTGAAGCCAACGAATTCAATTTTAATTAA
- a CDS encoding carbohydrate kinase family protein — protein sequence MTQKLKAVSFGEILYDIFPNSEKIGGAPLNVASRLSANGIDTTMISSVGQDEKGKNLLEYLKSRKIDHSLVAKTPDFPTGVVNVELDKNGSASYTIEYPAAWDKIDISENMIEKVNTSDAFIFGSLVCRDQKSRETLNELLQYAKFSVFDINLRPPHYKKEVLEDLILKADFIKFNDDELYEIAAMFDSPFHSLEQNLSYMAKITNAKTICVTKGSHGAVLFTEGKLYYNSGYKIKVADTVGAGDSFLGSLISKLLQQETPQKALNYACAIGALVASQEGANPKFSAEEIEKFMFPDRV from the coding sequence ATGACACAAAAGCTAAAAGCAGTCTCTTTTGGAGAAATTTTATATGATATTTTCCCTAATTCAGAAAAAATTGGGGGAGCACCTTTAAATGTTGCTTCCCGCCTAAGCGCCAACGGAATTGACACCACGATGATTAGTAGTGTTGGCCAGGATGAAAAGGGAAAAAATTTATTGGAATACCTAAAATCCAGAAAAATAGATCATTCTTTAGTTGCTAAAACTCCAGATTTCCCTACCGGTGTAGTAAATGTAGAGCTCGATAAAAATGGTTCAGCTTCTTATACTATCGAATATCCTGCTGCATGGGATAAAATCGATATTTCTGAAAATATGATCGAAAAAGTAAATACTTCAGATGCTTTTATCTTCGGAAGTTTGGTTTGTCGCGATCAAAAAAGCAGAGAGACCTTAAATGAATTACTCCAATATGCAAAATTCTCTGTTTTCGACATCAATCTAAGACCACCGCATTACAAAAAAGAAGTTTTAGAAGACCTTATTTTAAAAGCTGATTTCATTAAATTTAATGACGACGAATTATATGAGATCGCGGCGATGTTTGACTCGCCTTTCCACTCGCTGGAGCAAAACCTCAGCTACATGGCTAAAATCACTAATGCCAAAACCATCTGTGTAACCAAAGGCAGCCATGGTGCCGTTCTTTTTACTGAAGGAAAATTATACTACAACAGCGGTTATAAAATAAAAGTAGCAGATACCGTGGGAGCCGGTGATAGCTTTTTAGGATCATTGATTTCAAAATTATTACAACAAGAAACACCTCAAAAAGCGTTGAATTATGCCTGCGCGATTGGCGCCCTGGTGGCCTCGCAAGAAGGAGCAAATCCTAAATTTTCTGCTGAAGAAATTGAAAAGTTTATGTTTCCTGATAGGGTGTAG
- a CDS encoding GIY-YIG nuclease family protein, translating to MHFVYIIYSQKVDQFYIGETEDIENRLLKHNTGFFKNSFTAKTNDWKLFFSISCYNRTQAQKIEKHIKKMKSRKYIQNLKKHPNISKKLLLKY from the coding sequence ATGCATTTTGTGTACATCATTTATTCGCAGAAAGTTGACCAATTCTATATCGGAGAAACCGAGGATATTGAAAATAGGTTATTAAAACACAATACTGGTTTCTTTAAAAATTCATTTACCGCCAAAACAAATGATTGGAAACTTTTCTTTTCCATCTCATGCTATAATCGAACGCAAGCACAAAAGATAGAAAAACATATTAAAAAAATGAAAAGCAGGAAATACATTCAAAACCTGAAAAAACATCCCAATATTTCCAAAAAACTGCTTTTAAAATATTAA
- the thiH gene encoding 2-iminoacetate synthase ThiH, which translates to MSSFKTLLAKYDWDEVLESIQHKNAQDVECALSAVKPDLEDFKALISPAAKPYLEPMATKSKLITKKRFGNTMQMYAPMYLSNECQNICTYCGFSLTNKIPRRTLTDAEILKEAEFLKKKGYQHILLVTGEANRTVGIDYLSNAVRLLTPHFANISIEVQPLDLEEYERLVDDGLYATLVYQETYHRETYKIHHPKGKKSNFDYRLETPDRLGKAGIHKIGIGALFGLEDWRADSFFTALHLKYLQKTYWKTKYSISFPRLRPFSGGLEPKVEMTDPDLLQLICAYRILDEDVELSISTREQEKFRDHIAHLGITSMSAESKTNPGGYVVEPQSLEQFEISDERSTERIATMLRKNGIEPVWKDWEKF; encoded by the coding sequence ATGAGTAGTTTTAAAACCCTATTAGCAAAGTATGATTGGGATGAGGTTTTGGAAAGTATTCAACACAAAAATGCACAAGATGTAGAGTGTGCTTTAAGTGCTGTAAAACCCGATCTTGAAGATTTTAAAGCCTTAATTTCTCCAGCAGCCAAGCCTTATTTAGAGCCAATGGCTACCAAAAGTAAACTGATTACCAAAAAGCGTTTTGGCAATACCATGCAAATGTACGCGCCAATGTATTTAAGTAATGAATGTCAGAATATTTGTACGTATTGCGGATTTAGTTTAACGAATAAGATTCCGCGGCGCACCTTAACCGATGCTGAAATTTTAAAAGAAGCTGAATTTCTGAAAAAGAAAGGCTACCAGCATATTTTACTGGTTACAGGGGAAGCGAATAGAACGGTGGGCATTGATTATTTGAGTAATGCTGTTCGTCTTTTAACGCCACATTTTGCAAATATTTCTATTGAAGTGCAACCGCTGGATCTGGAAGAATACGAACGATTGGTTGACGATGGTTTATATGCCACTCTGGTGTACCAGGAAACTTATCACCGCGAGACCTATAAAATTCATCATCCTAAAGGGAAAAAATCGAATTTTGATTATCGTTTAGAAACACCAGACCGTTTGGGGAAAGCCGGAATTCACAAAATAGGAATTGGGGCTTTATTTGGATTAGAAGATTGGCGTGCCGATAGTTTTTTTACGGCTTTGCACCTTAAATATTTGCAGAAGACTTATTGGAAAACAAAGTATTCGATTTCTTTCCCAAGATTGCGACCTTTTAGCGGCGGTTTAGAACCCAAAGTTGAAATGACCGATCCCGATTTGCTACAATTAATCTGTGCGTACCGAATTTTAGATGAGGATGTAGAATTATCGATTTCTACCCGCGAACAGGAAAAATTTCGCGATCATATTGCGCATTTAGGGATCACCTCGATGAGTGCCGAATCAAAAACCAATCCTGGTGGTTATGTGGTAGAACCACAATCGTTGGAGCAGTTTGAAATTTCAGATGAGCGTAGCACCGAAAGGATCGCTACCATGTTAAGGAAAAACGGAATCGAACCGGTTTGGAAAGACTGGGAGAAGTTTTAG
- a CDS encoding GIY-YIG nuclease family protein, giving the protein MHFVYIIYSQKVDQYYIGETEDIENRLLKHNTGFFKNSFTAKTNDWKLFFSISCYNRTQAQKIEKHIKKNEKQEIHSKPEKHPNISKKLLLKY; this is encoded by the coding sequence ATGCATTTTGTTTATATTATTTATTCGCAGAAAGTTGACCAATACTATATAGGAGAAACCGAGGATATTGAAAATAGGTTATTAAAACACAATACTGGTTTCTTTAAAAATTCATTTACCGCCAAAACAAATGATTGGAAACTTTTCTTTTCCATCTCATGCTATAATCGAACGCAAGCACAAAAGATAGAAAAACATATTAAAAAAAATGAAAAGCAGGAAATACATTCAAAACCTGAAAAACATCCCAATATTTCCAAAAAACTGCTTTTAAAATATTAA
- a CDS encoding PepSY-associated TM helix domain-containing protein encodes MKLSKKKLFKIHSWIGTKLSILFFIVCFSGTMATLSHEMDWLFISEIRAKPQKEFASRNTIISNLKKQYPNAQISYWMRAEEPYLCDIIYTKVDGRQTYVFANPYTGKIQGNANLTFQRFFRDLHYFLFMPFYQFGYLVVLSFAFLLLISFLTALCFYKKWWRKLFKLETTKGPLVFFRSLHRLVGLWSIPFSILFSATGIWYFIERTNIADVRTAVNPKPPKLEYSNANNDSINLTYTIDYDRITQVAQKAIPYFKPEGINIPNTKNEPVYVRGNSDVPLVRQRANRVYINPYNYKVVKIQNAKNISNIMWINDIADPLHFGYWGGLTTKIIWFFIGLGISSLILTGIWITLKRKALQRKKKQISILGKWKFVNWGIYILLIISMYIQLVSRYHTSSTGILVISCGWIVILLLTYYVFVHRLKKAVNTK; translated from the coding sequence TTGAAATTATCAAAGAAAAAGTTATTTAAAATTCATAGTTGGATTGGTACCAAGTTAAGCATACTATTTTTTATAGTATGCTTTTCAGGTACTATGGCAACCCTTAGCCACGAGATGGACTGGTTGTTTATTTCTGAGATCAGGGCTAAACCCCAAAAAGAATTTGCCTCGAGAAATACCATTATCAGTAATCTCAAAAAGCAATATCCCAATGCTCAGATTTCCTATTGGATGCGGGCAGAAGAACCTTATTTATGTGATATCATCTATACAAAGGTGGATGGCAGGCAAACCTATGTCTTCGCCAACCCATATACTGGAAAAATACAGGGAAATGCCAATCTTACCTTTCAACGCTTTTTCAGGGATCTTCACTATTTTTTATTTATGCCTTTTTATCAATTTGGCTATTTAGTAGTATTGAGCTTTGCTTTTTTGTTGCTGATTTCCTTTTTAACGGCTTTATGCTTTTATAAAAAATGGTGGAGAAAATTATTTAAACTCGAAACAACAAAAGGCCCATTGGTGTTTTTCAGAAGTCTTCACCGGCTCGTGGGATTATGGTCTATTCCGTTTTCCATTCTGTTTTCAGCTACCGGAATATGGTATTTTATAGAACGCACCAATATTGCCGATGTACGCACCGCAGTAAACCCTAAACCTCCAAAGCTGGAATATAGCAATGCAAATAACGATAGTATTAATCTTACCTATACTATTGACTATGACCGTATCACCCAGGTAGCCCAAAAAGCAATTCCTTATTTTAAGCCAGAAGGTATAAACATCCCCAATACAAAGAATGAGCCTGTGTATGTTAGGGGCAACTCTGATGTTCCGTTGGTTCGTCAACGTGCTAATAGGGTTTATATAAACCCATACAACTACAAAGTAGTAAAGATCCAAAATGCTAAAAATATAAGTAATATCATGTGGATAAATGATATTGCCGATCCACTTCATTTTGGATACTGGGGAGGACTAACCACAAAGATTATCTGGTTTTTTATAGGTTTAGGCATTTCTTCATTGATATTAACCGGAATATGGATTACCCTAAAACGCAAGGCGTTACAAAGAAAAAAGAAGCAAATCTCAATATTGGGTAAATGGAAGTTTGTAAATTGGGGTATATATATCCTTCTAATCATAAGCATGTATATACAACTGGTGTCCCGTTACCATACGTCATCTACAGGAATACTGGTCATTAGCTGTGGATGGATTGTAATTTTACTGCTTACTTATTATGTTTTTGTTCACCGTTTAAAAAAGGCCGTTAATACAAAATAG
- a CDS encoding TonB-dependent receptor, whose amino-acid sequence MKKNYFLYFFLLALFNTAYGQNISIHGKVFSDSGTPIHNANVFVLNSSTGAMTNKNGHYELKNLAPGKYTIKASYLGYESINKSITVKEGTKAELDFLLNESATQLQGVEIIGRKERNYKNTTSFIGTKSATPLIDVPQAVSYVTKEVILDQAAFTVNDVVKNVSGVNQFSFYNDLTIRGFRVQGQRNSSMLLNGSRMMTSFWSQQIIPHVERVEVIKGPASALFGNASPGGTINTVTKKPLQTTKQSISASMGSFNTFRLLSDFTGPMSKDKKLLYRLNLGYQNTDGFRDLQFNKNIVVAPSFSFIPNEKTRLNLDVVYQDNKGRLDRGQAVFGDGDLYSTPITTSLSAENDYLNEQNLNVTLSFQHKFNEHISFNSSYMNSGYDEDLLEHRTANNFLALGDGSYDITKVAMRVFNRKRSWNNQNFTNYLNVDFNLGAIENKFLVGYDYFQQELEPGGSQLEANAYLLKNGKATNSFSVAKKDNYVLDENGNPVANVAPFDLTSTNGNAMRNMSNYVYGIRNYDRYKQTGNGIYLQNQFQYKKFNLLVGLRYDDFTDYLNYETAEEEKISQDKFIPRIGMVYKLKPNVNFYGTWVKGYQPQTATTINNPEAGGPFDPLTSELFEAGIKTEWFNKRLSATLAVYSLSQKGALYNANDASNSDLLKQIGEEKSEGVEVDIYGQIMPNWSVIMNYAYNHAYFTEADESTLATFGNQKPNAPRNTFNFWSKYIIDHGDLNGLGFGLGYDYVGERNGSIVRDPELIPVFPSYGLFNAAIYYKVNKFQIQLNINNVFDKTHWVGGYDFLRAFPGRPRNIMSTVSYTF is encoded by the coding sequence ATGAAAAAAAATTACTTTCTCTACTTCTTTTTACTAGCACTATTTAACACGGCCTATGGTCAGAATATTTCCATTCACGGAAAAGTTTTTTCCGATTCGGGAACTCCAATTCATAATGCCAATGTATTTGTACTAAACTCCAGCACAGGTGCTATGACCAATAAGAACGGACACTACGAACTTAAGAATCTTGCCCCCGGCAAATACACTATAAAAGCTTCCTATCTGGGATATGAATCTATAAATAAATCAATCACTGTAAAGGAAGGAACAAAAGCTGAACTAGACTTCCTATTAAATGAATCGGCCACCCAGTTGCAAGGGGTAGAGATTATCGGTAGGAAAGAACGTAACTACAAGAACACCACCTCTTTTATTGGTACTAAATCAGCTACGCCGCTTATCGACGTACCGCAGGCCGTAAGCTACGTCACTAAAGAGGTTATCTTAGATCAGGCAGCCTTTACCGTAAACGATGTGGTGAAGAATGTTAGTGGTGTTAACCAGTTTTCTTTTTATAACGACTTAACAATTAGAGGATTTAGAGTTCAGGGACAACGAAATAGTAGTATGCTTTTAAACGGCTCCCGAATGATGACCAGTTTTTGGAGTCAGCAGATTATTCCCCATGTCGAACGAGTAGAAGTTATTAAAGGGCCTGCTTCTGCCTTGTTTGGAAATGCATCCCCAGGCGGAACAATAAATACCGTTACAAAAAAACCGCTACAAACCACTAAACAATCTATAAGTGCCAGTATGGGTAGTTTTAATACGTTTAGGTTGTTAAGCGACTTTACCGGCCCAATGAGCAAAGACAAAAAGCTTTTATACCGTCTAAACTTAGGATACCAAAATACCGATGGTTTCAGGGATTTGCAATTCAACAAAAATATTGTTGTGGCACCTTCATTCTCTTTTATCCCTAACGAAAAAACACGTTTAAATTTAGATGTAGTCTACCAGGACAATAAAGGACGACTGGATCGTGGACAAGCCGTTTTTGGTGATGGTGACCTCTACTCTACACCAATAACTACTTCCTTAAGTGCAGAAAATGATTACCTGAACGAACAAAACCTAAATGTAACTTTATCATTTCAGCATAAATTCAATGAACACATCAGTTTTAATAGTTCGTATATGAATTCTGGTTACGATGAAGATTTGTTAGAGCATAGAACGGCCAACAATTTTTTGGCTCTTGGTGACGGTTCTTATGATATTACGAAAGTAGCTATGCGCGTATTTAATCGTAAGCGCTCATGGAACAACCAAAACTTTACCAATTACCTTAACGTTGATTTTAACCTTGGAGCCATAGAGAACAAGTTTTTGGTGGGCTATGATTATTTTCAACAGGAGCTGGAGCCGGGAGGATCTCAACTAGAGGCGAACGCTTATCTTTTAAAAAATGGTAAGGCAACAAATTCCTTCAGTGTTGCCAAAAAAGATAATTATGTACTTGACGAAAATGGCAACCCTGTAGCGAATGTAGCGCCTTTTGATCTGACTTCTACCAACGGAAACGCTATGCGCAACATGAGCAATTATGTGTATGGTATTAGAAATTATGACCGGTACAAACAAACCGGAAATGGTATTTATCTACAAAACCAATTTCAATACAAAAAGTTTAATCTTTTGGTGGGGCTACGCTACGATGACTTTACCGATTATCTAAACTATGAAACTGCTGAAGAAGAAAAAATTAGTCAGGATAAATTTATACCACGAATCGGAATGGTATACAAGCTTAAACCAAATGTTAACTTTTACGGCACCTGGGTAAAGGGTTACCAACCGCAAACGGCCACCACTATCAATAATCCTGAAGCCGGAGGGCCTTTTGATCCTTTGACCAGTGAATTGTTTGAAGCTGGGATAAAAACAGAGTGGTTCAATAAACGCCTAAGCGCTACTTTAGCTGTTTATTCCCTAAGCCAGAAAGGCGCTTTATACAATGCTAATGATGCCAGTAACTCTGATTTACTAAAGCAAATTGGGGAAGAAAAATCAGAAGGTGTTGAAGTTGACATTTACGGTCAGATTATGCCCAACTGGAGTGTGATTATGAATTATGCATATAACCACGCTTATTTTACCGAAGCCGATGAATCTACACTCGCCACTTTTGGTAATCAAAAACCCAATGCCCCCAGAAATACCTTCAATTTTTGGTCAAAATATATCATTGATCATGGAGATTTAAATGGATTAGGATTTGGACTTGGTTACGATTATGTAGGCGAACGAAACGGATCTATTGTGAGAGACCCAGAGTTGATCCCGGTTTTTCCTAGTTATGGATTGTTTAATGCCGCTATCTATTATAAAGTGAATAAATTCCAGATACAATTAAATATTAATAATGTATTTGACAAAACACATTGGGTAGGTGGTTACGATTTCTTGCGTGCCTTCCCGGGTAGACCTCGAAACATTATGTCAACCGTTTCATATACTTTCTAG
- a CDS encoding GIY-YIG nuclease family protein, translating into MHFVYIIYSQKVDQYYIGETEDIENRDQF; encoded by the coding sequence ATGCATTTTGTTTATATTATTTATTCGCAGAAAGTTGACCAATACTATATCGGAGAAACCGAAGATATTGAAAATAGGGATCAATTCTAA
- a CDS encoding thiazole synthase, producing the protein MKKLKIADKSFDSRLFTGTGKFSNSGLMREAVLASESELVTVALKRVEAGNTEDDMISSLAHEKLSLLPNTSGVRDAKEAVFAAQMAREALGTNWVKVEIHPDPKYLLPDAIETLKACEELVKLGFVVMPYIHADPVLCKRLEDVGAQCVMPLGAPIGTNKGLKTFDFLEIIIEQSNVPVIIDAGIGAPSHAAFAMEMGADAVLVNTAIAVSKNPVQMARAFKMAVESGRMAYEAKLAGTGKIAQASSPLTQFLYE; encoded by the coding sequence AATAGCAGATAAAAGCTTTGATTCCCGATTATTTACGGGAACGGGAAAATTCAGTAATTCAGGTTTAATGCGCGAAGCAGTTTTGGCTTCAGAAAGTGAGTTGGTTACGGTGGCTCTTAAAAGGGTTGAGGCTGGCAATACAGAGGATGATATGATTAGTAGCCTGGCGCACGAAAAATTAAGTTTGTTACCCAATACCTCAGGAGTTCGGGATGCCAAAGAGGCTGTTTTTGCTGCCCAGATGGCCAGGGAAGCGCTTGGAACAAACTGGGTGAAAGTCGAAATTCATCCTGATCCTAAATACTTATTGCCCGATGCGATAGAAACCCTAAAAGCCTGTGAAGAACTGGTGAAATTGGGCTTTGTAGTCATGCCGTATATTCATGCCGATCCGGTGCTGTGTAAGCGTTTGGAAGATGTAGGTGCGCAATGTGTAATGCCTTTAGGTGCTCCTATTGGTACTAATAAAGGCTTAAAAACCTTCGATTTTTTAGAAATTATTATCGAACAAAGTAATGTTCCGGTGATTATAGATGCCGGAATTGGTGCTCCTTCGCACGCGGCTTTTGCGATGGAAATGGGAGCCGATGCCGTTTTGGTAAACACCGCAATTGCCGTTTCTAAGAATCCGGTACAAATGGCAAGAGCCTTTAAAATGGCCGTAGAATCCGGGCGAATGGCTTACGAAGCAAAACTTGCCGGAACCGGTAAGATTGCCCAAGCCAGTAGCCCACTAACACAATTTTTATATGAGTAG